A genomic stretch from Numida meleagris isolate 19003 breed g44 Domestic line chromosome 2, NumMel1.0, whole genome shotgun sequence includes:
- the LOC110394104 gene encoding 25-hydroxycholesterol 7-alpha-hydroxylase translates to MGPEALPLGPYGGAAAAALLLCAVCVLCRRKRKTGEPPLINGWIPYLGKALIFRKDAFKFLLDQQKKLGDIFTVHIAGRYITFIMDPFQYVYVIRNSKQLEFHEFADKMASKTFDYPALSSVKFPDLKENLHRIYQYLQGKPLEIISDHMMKNLQDIFEWKCSQATDWETEKMYKFCCSVMFEASFVTLYGRVPAADGRKVISEIRDKFIKFDASFPYLAANIPIELLGATKKVRKELIHHFLLQNMTKWLGGSKVVQARQDIFEKYELLGDYDKAAHHFAFLWASVGNTIPATFWAMYYLLRHPEALAAVRDEIDHLLQSTGQKRGPTYNIHLTREQLDNLVYLESALNESLRMCSSSMNIRISQEDFVLKLEGDQEVSLRKGDWIALYPQILHMDPEVYEDPKEYKFDRYIENGKKKTTFYKAGRKLKYFLMPFGSGISMCPGRFLAMNEMKMFLFLLLAHFDVELGENKAVRLDNGRMGLGILLPDTDIAFRYKLRSLRN, encoded by the exons GAAGACAGGAGAGCCCCCACTAATAAATGGCTGGATTCCTTACCTTGGGAAGGCTTTGATTTTTAGAAAAGATGCTTTCAAATTCTTACTGGATCAGCAAAAGAAACTTGGAGATATTTTCACTGTACATATTGCTg GTAGATATATTACCTTTATCATGGACCCTTTTCAGTATGTTTACGTCATCCGAAATAGCAAACAACTTGAGTTCCATGAGTTTGCTGATAAGATGGCTTCCAAAACTTTTGACTATCCAGCCTTGTCAAGTGTAAAATTCCCCGATCTCAAGGAAAACCTGCACAGAATCTACCAGTATCTACAAGGCAAGCctttggaaattatttctgacCACATGATGAAAAATCTCCAGGATATATTTGAATGGAAATGCTCGCAAGCAACAGattgggaaacagaaaaaatgtacaaattcTGCTGCTCTGTAATGTTTGAAGCCAGTTTTGTAACACTATATGGAAGAGTTCCTGCTGCAGATGGCCGCAAAGTTATTAGTGAAATCAGAGACAAATTTATCAAGTTTGATGCCAGCTTTCCCTATTTAGCTGCAAACATACCAATTGAGTTGCTAGGAGCTACCAAGAAGGTTCGGAAGGAGCTTATACatcattttttacttcagaacaTGACAAAATGGCTGGGAGGGTCAAAAGTGGTCCAAGCCAGACAAGATATATTTGAGAAATATGAGCTGCTTGGAGATTATGACAAAGCAG CACATCATTTTGCCTTCCTGTGGGCCTCTGTGGGAAACACGATTCCAGCTACATTCTGGGCCATGTATTATCTGCTGCGGCACCCAGAAGCTCTCGCAGCGGTGCGTGACGAGATTGACCATTTGCTGCAGTCAACAGGTCAGAAGAGAGGGCCCACGTATAACATCCACCTCACCAGAGAACAATTGGACAACCTGGTCTACCTgg AGAGCGCCTTAAACGAGAGTTTACGGATGTGCTCATCTTCCATGAACATTCGCATCAGCCAGGAGGATTTTGTTCTCAAGCTCGAAGGAGATCAAGAAGTCAGTTTGAGGAAAGGAGACTGGATAGCCCTTTACCCTCAGATTTTGCACATGGACCCCGAGGTCTATGAAGATCCTAAG gagtACAAGTTTGATCGTTACATAGAGAATGGCAAGAAGAAAACTACCTTCTACaaggcaggaagaaaactgaaatatttcctaatgcCCTTTGGCTCTGGGATCAGCATGTGTCCAGGGAGGTTCCTCGCAATGAATGAGATgaagatgtttcttttcttacttttggCTCATTTTGATGTAGAACTaggggaaaacaaagctgtCAGACTTGATAATGGTCGTATGGGCCTTGGTATCCTCCTGCCAGACACTGATATTGCCTTTCGTTACAAGCTGAGGTCCTTAAGAAATTGA